In Neisseriaceae bacterium CLB008, one genomic interval encodes:
- a CDS encoding leucyl aminopeptidase, with product MKFSINTQATHPNQDDTLVLWVSAEQKASAALNILSTDHQSLINALIKQKNIGVEKAVVESLFVNHQDALGQVVLAGLGAQQDRAGFEKTYASVAKKIVAAQIARASVDLTGLSAEAAATAVSAIALAFGDAAYQCLDYQQGGKVHALTEVVFLSEHAETLQAALATANVLVKAMNLAKDLGNAPGNVCTPAYLANQAKLHAEAAGAQAKILDKDDILALKMGSFWSVAKGSTEAPYFIELSYNGGAKEDAPVVLVGKGITFDSGGISLKPGPGMEEMRYDMGGAASVIAAFCAAAELKLPLNLVALVPTCENMPAGNANKPGDIVTSMKGLTIEVQNTDAEGRLILCDALTYAERFNPKAVVDVATLTGAVIIALGHVGSGIMGNNQDLVNQLLTASTTVNDKAWQLPLWDEFQDQLKSGFADLRNIGGRPAGTITAACFLSRFAEDYPWAHIDMAGTGWNGGSEAASTGRPVPLLLTYLQQVAHG from the coding sequence GTGAAATTTAGCATAAATACGCAAGCGACGCACCCAAACCAAGATGATACCTTGGTTTTATGGGTGAGTGCCGAACAAAAGGCCTCTGCCGCCCTAAATATTTTAAGCACCGACCACCAGTCTTTGATTAACGCCTTGATTAAACAAAAAAATATCGGTGTTGAAAAAGCTGTGGTTGAATCACTGTTTGTCAATCATCAGGACGCGCTGGGCCAAGTTGTTTTGGCTGGCCTGGGCGCACAGCAAGACCGTGCCGGCTTTGAAAAAACCTACGCCAGCGTGGCCAAAAAAATCGTAGCGGCCCAAATCGCCCGCGCCAGCGTTGATTTAACCGGCTTAAGCGCCGAAGCGGCGGCCACCGCCGTGTCGGCTATTGCGCTGGCCTTTGGCGACGCAGCCTACCAATGCCTTGACTATCAGCAAGGCGGTAAAGTTCACGCTTTGACCGAAGTGGTGTTCTTATCGGAACACGCTGAAACGCTACAAGCAGCTTTAGCCACCGCCAATGTCTTGGTGAAGGCCATGAATTTGGCTAAGGATTTAGGCAATGCGCCAGGCAATGTGTGTACGCCCGCTTATTTGGCCAATCAGGCCAAGCTCCATGCCGAAGCTGCTGGTGCGCAAGCCAAGATTCTGGATAAAGACGACATCTTAGCCTTGAAAATGGGTTCGTTTTGGTCTGTGGCCAAGGGCAGCACCGAAGCGCCTTACTTCATTGAATTAAGCTACAACGGTGGCGCCAAAGAAGACGCCCCTGTGGTGTTAGTGGGCAAGGGCATTACGTTTGACTCAGGCGGCATCTCATTAAAACCTGGCCCTGGCATGGAAGAAATGCGCTACGACATGGGCGGTGCGGCTTCTGTGATCGCGGCCTTTTGTGCCGCCGCCGAATTAAAGTTACCCCTGAACCTCGTGGCCTTAGTGCCCACCTGTGAAAACATGCCGGCAGGCAACGCCAATAAACCAGGCGACATCGTCACCAGCATGAAGGGCTTGACCATCGAAGTACAGAATACCGATGCCGAAGGCCGCTTGATCTTGTGTGATGCCTTAACCTATGCCGAGCGCTTTAATCCTAAAGCCGTGGTGGATGTGGCCACCTTAACCGGCGCCGTGATCATTGCATTGGGCCATGTGGGCAGCGGCATCATGGGCAATAACCAAGACTTGGTGAATCAGCTGTTGACGGCGTCTACCACGGTGAACGATAAGGCTTGGCAGCTGCCGCTATGGGATGAATTCCAAGATCAGCTAAAAAGCGGCTTTGCCGACTTGCGCAACATCGGTGGCCGTCCTGCTGGCACGATTACCGCAGCTTGCTTCTTGTCACGCTTTGCCGAAGACTATCCTTGGGCCCACATTGACATGGCCGGTACCGGCTGGAACGGCGGCAGCGAAGCAGCATCAACCGGCCGTCCAGTACCGCTATTGCTGACTTACCTACAACAAGTTGCCCATGGCTAA
- a CDS encoding DNA polymerase III subunit chi, with amino-acid sequence MRKVTFYTHVNNRLSFVFKLVKTVYDKGEPLLVWLPDDALLQQLDHQLWSLVPESFLPHELVSALEEDAGGELAPILLGAEMALPNRADFPQVILNLSEAYVHEVPHYQRVLEIVGPDEDDLVAARDRFRAYREAGFTIEHHNMGHIR; translated from the coding sequence ATGCGTAAAGTCACGTTTTATACCCACGTCAATAATCGCCTCTCCTTTGTATTTAAACTGGTGAAAACCGTTTACGACAAGGGTGAGCCCTTATTGGTGTGGTTGCCCGACGATGCCTTGCTGCAGCAGCTGGATCATCAGCTGTGGAGCTTAGTGCCAGAGAGCTTCTTGCCGCATGAGCTGGTGTCGGCGCTGGAAGAGGATGCGGGCGGAGAGCTGGCGCCGATTTTATTGGGCGCTGAGATGGCGTTGCCCAATCGCGCGGACTTCCCGCAGGTGATCTTAAATCTGAGCGAGGCCTATGTGCATGAGGTGCCACACTATCAGCGGGTGTTGGAGATTGTGGGGCCAGACGAAGATGACTTGGTAGCGGCGCGCGATCGTTTTCGCGCCTATCGCGAAGCGGGCTTTACTATTGAACACCACAATATGGGCCACATTCGCTAA
- a CDS encoding amino acid ABC transporter permease produces the protein MLNNLLSALPFMTPERAHIWIVSFWPMLKAALSYTLPLTLLSFSAGMVIALAVAILRVAPRPHLWQRGLYSLARLYVSAIRGTPMLVQLFVIFYGLPSMGVTLNPFLTATIAFSLNVGAYASEILRAALQSINKGQWEASLSLGLTYAQGLRYIILPQALRVATPPLSNTFISLVKDTSLASLVLVVELFKIAQNTAARTYEFLLVYIEAGLMYWAFCLILGWLQSRVEARLNRGQQRP, from the coding sequence GTGTTAAATAATCTGCTCAGCGCCCTACCCTTTATGACGCCAGAACGGGCACACATTTGGATTGTGTCGTTCTGGCCGATGCTCAAAGCCGCCTTAAGCTACACCTTGCCGCTCACCTTATTATCGTTTAGCGCCGGCATGGTGATTGCGCTGGCCGTGGCCATTTTGCGCGTGGCGCCACGGCCACATCTGTGGCAGCGTGGCCTGTATTCACTGGCACGCTTATACGTGTCGGCCATTCGCGGTACGCCAATGCTGGTGCAGCTCTTCGTGATTTTTTATGGTCTGCCCAGCATGGGCGTGACCCTCAACCCGTTTTTAACCGCCACCATCGCCTTTTCACTCAACGTCGGCGCCTACGCTTCAGAAATCTTACGCGCCGCGCTACAGTCGATTAATAAGGGCCAATGGGAGGCCAGCCTCAGCCTTGGCCTCACCTATGCACAAGGCCTACGCTACATCATCTTGCCGCAGGCCTTACGCGTGGCCACACCGCCCTTATCCAATACCTTCATCAGCCTGGTCAAAGACACCTCGCTGGCGTCGCTGGTCTTGGTGGTCGAGCTATTTAAAATCGCCCAAAATACCGCTGCCCGCACCTATGAGTTCTTACTGGTTTATATTGAGGCGGGTCTGATGTACTGGGCGTTTTGTCTGATTTTAGGCTGGCTCCAAAGCCGCGTCGAAGCCAGGCTGAATCGAGGCCAGCAGCGCCCGTAA
- a CDS encoding amino acid ABC transporter substrate-binding protein — protein sequence MNKRILLALVASAGLFLAACSKDEAPKAATSIAQKIEQQGTLVVGTEGSYAPFSFHDESGQLTGYDVEVIREVAKRLNVTLKFEETQWDAMFAGLNSQRFDLIANLVGITPERQQKYEFSAPYIYSGAVIVARADDDRLKNIEDVAGLDSAQSLTSNFGDLARSLNANIVGVDGLAQSLALIKQKRADITINDYLAVLDYFKQQGNDGLKIMLPASEKLASGFAFNQGNQEAIAKVNEALEAMHQDGTLKRLGEQWFGEDVSVK from the coding sequence ATGAATAAACGAATCCTGCTTGCCCTCGTCGCCTCAGCTGGCCTATTTTTAGCCGCCTGCTCTAAAGACGAAGCGCCTAAGGCCGCCACCAGCATCGCTCAGAAAATCGAACAGCAAGGCACCTTAGTGGTTGGCACCGAGGGCTCTTACGCCCCCTTCTCTTTTCACGATGAGTCAGGCCAGCTAACCGGCTATGACGTCGAGGTCATTCGCGAAGTAGCCAAGCGCCTGAACGTGACCCTCAAATTTGAAGAAACCCAATGGGACGCGATGTTTGCCGGCCTCAACAGCCAGCGCTTTGATTTGATTGCCAACTTAGTGGGCATCACGCCCGAGCGCCAGCAAAAATATGAATTCAGCGCGCCGTATATTTATTCTGGCGCCGTCATTGTGGCGCGTGCCGACGATGACCGCTTGAAAAACATCGAAGACGTCGCCGGCCTAGATTCGGCCCAATCCCTCACCAGTAATTTTGGCGATCTAGCCCGCTCGCTAAACGCCAATATCGTCGGTGTGGATGGTCTGGCCCAATCACTGGCCTTGATCAAACAAAAACGTGCCGACATCACCATCAATGACTACTTGGCCGTCCTCGACTATTTCAAACAGCAAGGCAACGATGGCCTCAAAATCATGCTGCCTGCCTCTGAAAAGCTCGCGTCTGGCTTCGCCTTTAATCAGGGCAACCAAGAAGCCATTGCTAAAGTCAATGAAGCCCTAGAGGCCATGCACCAAGATGGCACCCTCAAACGCTTAGGTGAGCAATGGTTTGGTGAGGACGTGAGTGTTAAATAA
- the phoU gene encoding phosphate signaling complex protein PhoU, whose amino-acid sequence MAEHISKQFHSELENVRSKVLQMGGLVEKQLSQTMFALESGTLEPLVAAGVADEEINAMEVSIDDECQLIIARRQPAASDLRLVLTVSRVIVDLERIGDEVKKIATKGHQLLSQRDIKPTQFYDFNRMAAMALAMLRRALDAFARLDTTAAVELKETDEHLDQEYQNQLRLLVTYMMEDPRTIGALIDVLFMLKSIERVGDHAKNITEHVVYLAKGIDIRHASLDEMKKMM is encoded by the coding sequence ATGGCTGAGCATATTTCAAAACAGTTTCACAGTGAGTTGGAAAACGTGAGAAGCAAAGTATTGCAAATGGGAGGGCTGGTTGAAAAGCAGCTGAGCCAAACCATGTTTGCTTTAGAGTCGGGGACATTAGAGCCATTGGTGGCCGCTGGCGTGGCTGATGAAGAGATCAACGCCATGGAAGTGAGCATCGATGATGAGTGCCAGCTGATTATTGCACGCCGCCAGCCTGCAGCCAGCGATCTGCGCTTGGTGTTGACCGTTTCGCGCGTGATCGTGGATTTGGAGCGTATCGGCGACGAAGTGAAAAAAATCGCCACCAAAGGCCATCAACTATTGAGTCAGCGCGACATTAAACCCACTCAGTTTTATGATTTTAACCGTATGGCGGCCATGGCCTTGGCTATGCTGCGCCGCGCTTTGGACGCCTTTGCTCGCTTAGACACGACGGCGGCGGTGGAGCTAAAAGAAACCGACGAGCATTTGGATCAAGAATACCAAAACCAGCTACGCCTATTGGTGACCTATATGATGGAAGATCCGCGTACCATCGGTGCCTTGATTGACGTATTGTTCATGTTGAAATCAATTGAGCGCGTGGGCGATCACGCTAAAAACATCACCGAGCACGTGGTGTATTTGGCCAAAGGCATCGACATTCGTCACGCCAGCCTAGATGAAATGAAAAAGATGATGTAA
- a CDS encoding SRPBCC domain-containing protein — MLINIEKQDDGSVMVFLSCTVAAPAAQLWGYLSQDDGLAEWFTELAVGELGEGGHMLLNMLPEALIKMPIKRYQSQRELTFDWDGNLVSFYLEPMNEAETRLLFTERLSLLHDHSAQDIAGWRLCLERLKHAAEGKTGALSEPPFDTLVADYRAQLSQWQESI; from the coding sequence ATGTTAATCAATATTGAAAAACAAGACGATGGCAGCGTGATGGTGTTTTTATCGTGTACCGTAGCGGCACCGGCTGCGCAGCTGTGGGGTTATTTAAGCCAAGATGATGGCTTGGCCGAATGGTTTACTGAGCTGGCCGTGGGTGAGCTGGGTGAGGGTGGGCATATGCTGTTGAACATGCTGCCGGAGGCCTTGATCAAAATGCCGATTAAGCGCTATCAGTCTCAGCGTGAGCTGACCTTTGATTGGGATGGCAATTTGGTGTCGTTTTATCTAGAACCCATGAATGAAGCAGAAACCCGTCTCTTGTTTACAGAGCGTTTAAGCCTGCTGCACGATCATTCGGCCCAGGACATTGCCGGCTGGCGTCTGTGTTTAGAGCGTTTGAAGCATGCGGCCGAAGGCAAGACGGGCGCCTTGTCCGAACCCCCTTTTGACACATTAGTGGCCGATTATCGAGCTCAGCTGAGTCAGTGGCAGGAGTCTATTTAA
- the hemF gene encoding oxygen-dependent coproporphyrinogen oxidase — protein sequence MSSLSVDAVKLFLQSIQTKICQALEAADGSGQFIADQWQSKLGIGESRVLKNGTVFEQAGVNFSHVKGSAMPASATAHRPELAGAAFEAMGVSLVIHPKNPYVPTSHANVRFFIAYPDNAEPVWWFGGGFDLTPFYPFAEDIQHWHQTAHDLCAPFGANVYADYKKWCDDYFYLKHRAETRGVGGLFFDDLNQWGFASCFAFIQAVAQGFIDAYVPIVNRRKHMAYGERERQFQLYRRGRYVEFNLVWDRGTLFGLQSGGRTESILMSMPPLVRFEYQYEPGAGSPEALLNEYLRPTDWLKA from the coding sequence ATGTCTTCTCTATCTGTTGATGCCGTTAAACTGTTCCTACAATCCATTCAAACCAAAATCTGCCAAGCCTTAGAGGCCGCCGATGGCAGTGGCCAATTTATCGCTGACCAGTGGCAAAGTAAGCTGGGCATAGGCGAAAGCCGTGTCTTAAAAAACGGCACCGTGTTTGAACAGGCGGGCGTCAATTTTTCTCACGTCAAAGGCAGCGCCATGCCGGCCTCTGCCACCGCTCATCGTCCAGAACTGGCCGGCGCGGCGTTTGAAGCCATGGGGGTGTCTTTGGTGATTCACCCGAAAAATCCCTACGTGCCCACTAGCCACGCCAATGTCCGCTTTTTCATTGCCTATCCAGACAATGCCGAACCGGTGTGGTGGTTTGGTGGCGGCTTTGACCTAACGCCTTTTTATCCGTTTGCCGAGGATATTCAGCACTGGCACCAAACCGCCCATGATCTCTGTGCGCCTTTTGGCGCCAACGTCTACGCCGACTATAAAAAATGGTGTGATGACTATTTTTATCTCAAACACCGCGCAGAAACCCGTGGCGTCGGCGGTCTGTTTTTTGACGACCTTAATCAGTGGGGGTTTGCCTCGTGCTTTGCGTTCATCCAAGCTGTGGCACAAGGCTTTATCGATGCCTACGTGCCCATCGTTAATCGCCGCAAACACATGGCCTACGGCGAGCGAGAACGCCAGTTCCAGCTGTACCGCCGTGGCCGCTATGTGGAATTCAATCTGGTCTGGGATCGAGGCACGCTGTTTGGGCTTCAAAGCGGTGGCCGCACCGAATCCATTCTGATGTCTATGCCGCCCTTAGTGCGCTTTGAATATCAATATGAGCCCGGAGCCGGTAGCCCAGAAGCCTTACTCAACGAGTATTTACGTCCGACCGACTGGCTAAAAGCCTAA